A stretch of the Syntrophorhabdales bacterium genome encodes the following:
- a CDS encoding amidohydrolase family protein, producing the protein MKSLVIKNVGTLFTGDINDPIRQGPLSILVEDGRIKSVEKDGALTGEKIINVQGMTVCPGLIDSHTHPVFGDFTPRQNQVGFIESSLHGGVTAMISAGEVHLPGRPKDRQGTKALALLAYKSFSGARPAGVKVYGGALILEKGLIESDFKELAEEGVWLVGEIGLGSVKTATEAREMVDWAKKYGMKVLMHVGGTSIPGSSTVTCDDVLVAQPTVVCHLNGGPTSIAMAEALRVIENTECAIELVHCGNPKSAREIAGYMKEKNMLSRLIMGNDAPSGTGVIPLGMWRMINFISSLCDIPAEQAVCCATGNTTAVFELAHGIIKHGDAADLQVIDAPMGSAGKDAKEAIELGDIPGVAMVMIDGAVKTEVSRNTPPPVRKITYEN; encoded by the coding sequence ATGAAGAGCTTGGTAATCAAAAATGTCGGCACGCTCTTTACGGGAGATATCAACGATCCTATACGACAGGGGCCGCTGTCCATCCTCGTTGAGGACGGCAGAATAAAATCCGTTGAGAAGGATGGAGCCCTGACAGGCGAAAAGATCATCAATGTGCAGGGCATGACTGTGTGCCCAGGCCTTATCGATTCTCACACACATCCGGTATTTGGCGATTTTACTCCGCGCCAGAATCAGGTGGGTTTCATAGAGAGCAGCCTTCACGGGGGCGTGACCGCGATGATATCAGCCGGTGAGGTCCATCTGCCGGGCCGGCCCAAAGACCGCCAGGGCACCAAAGCGCTTGCGCTGCTCGCTTATAAATCTTTCTCCGGCGCGCGCCCCGCGGGGGTCAAGGTCTATGGCGGCGCGTTGATTCTGGAGAAGGGATTGATCGAATCTGATTTCAAAGAGCTTGCAGAAGAGGGTGTATGGCTGGTTGGTGAGATAGGGCTGGGAAGCGTGAAGACAGCTACTGAGGCCCGGGAAATGGTGGACTGGGCAAAGAAGTATGGCATGAAGGTTCTCATGCACGTGGGCGGGACCTCTATCCCGGGGAGTTCGACGGTGACGTGCGATGACGTGCTTGTGGCGCAGCCCACGGTTGTGTGCCATCTGAACGGAGGACCCACAAGCATTGCGATGGCGGAGGCTCTCCGAGTGATTGAGAATACGGAATGTGCGATTGAGCTCGTGCATTGCGGAAACCCCAAGAGCGCGCGGGAAATAGCTGGGTATATGAAAGAGAAGAACATGCTCTCCCGCCTGATCATGGGCAATGATGCACCGTCGGGTACCGGCGTCATACCCCTTGGTATGTGGCGCATGATCAATTTCATATCGTCCCTGTGCGACATCCCGGCGGAGCAGGCGGTCTGCTGCGCCACCGGTAACACCACAGCGGTGTTCGAGCTGGCCCACGGCATTATAAAGCATGGAGATGCGGCCGACCTTCAGGTGATTGACGCGCCTATGGGTTCAGCGGGCAAAGACGCCAAGGAGGCCATCGAACTCGGAGATATACCCGGCGTAGCCATGGTCATGATCGACGGTGCAGTGAAGACCGAAGTGAGCCGCAACACACCGCCGCCCGTGCGGAAGATAACGTACGAGAACTGA
- a CDS encoding 4Fe-4S binding protein, which yields MKIDLDKCKGCGICEEVCPLEVITTQEKKARISDGCVECKTCMRVCPEDAVQPETGDDKPVCVACPITCRIPEGTYGACRRYFNRAGVIERKGRVHTYEEVQSLVEAADERLLARPLLTGIGSGTTYPDFRPSPFIVTGVREGVDIVTVVTEAPLSYSGVKIKVDTDLYLGQETKKVYVKRKGKRYVGHLCTEEYGSKIFSMGGVNTWTSKDGQFAARTIHEFLQGKWITVEIEDGPKVELALGKPPRVDGNEVERMRVGCGSAVSGLFAPYMAKAADEVIVLDGHITGLFSEHAAGRFIGKTRSGIMICGQKSTDGRYFLNKGTGWGGTDIQSPLDVIREVDKERMGEGSTLLVTETTGRLYGFYRMKNGQFVEETTSPEAAEFIEVLKDSCEPSTVSAVFAAGVGGSARAGVTRNPIRLTRAVHEGKVSITIGGARPFIFPGGGINFIVDVGKIKYGSIYLSPTPSFVIPVEYTMRVETLREIGGHIEAVQPVGEVLKRLGLEASQFPGSKH from the coding sequence ATGAAAATCGATCTTGACAAATGTAAAGGCTGCGGCATCTGCGAAGAAGTCTGCCCCCTGGAGGTCATCACGACACAGGAGAAAAAGGCGCGCATAAGTGACGGCTGCGTGGAATGCAAGACATGCATGAGGGTCTGCCCGGAAGATGCGGTACAGCCCGAAACAGGCGATGATAAGCCTGTGTGCGTGGCCTGCCCGATTACCTGTCGCATTCCGGAAGGGACATACGGTGCGTGCAGGCGCTATTTCAACAGGGCCGGGGTCATCGAAAGAAAGGGTAGGGTGCATACCTACGAAGAAGTGCAGAGCCTGGTCGAGGCTGCGGATGAGCGTCTCCTGGCACGGCCGTTACTCACCGGCATCGGGTCTGGCACCACCTATCCCGACTTCAGACCATCTCCCTTCATAGTCACTGGCGTGCGCGAGGGCGTGGATATTGTCACTGTGGTAACTGAAGCGCCGCTAAGCTATAGCGGTGTTAAGATAAAGGTGGACACCGACCTCTACCTTGGCCAGGAAACCAAGAAGGTCTACGTAAAGAGGAAGGGCAAGCGCTATGTAGGCCATCTCTGCACGGAGGAGTATGGCTCGAAAATTTTTTCCATGGGTGGCGTTAACACATGGACTTCTAAAGACGGCCAGTTTGCAGCCCGCACCATCCATGAGTTTCTGCAGGGTAAATGGATCACCGTGGAGATCGAAGATGGCCCCAAAGTGGAACTTGCGCTGGGTAAACCACCCAGGGTAGACGGGAACGAGGTGGAACGGATGAGAGTGGGTTGCGGCAGTGCAGTGTCCGGCCTGTTCGCGCCTTACATGGCCAAGGCGGCTGACGAGGTCATTGTGCTGGACGGCCATATCACCGGCCTCTTCAGCGAGCACGCTGCGGGAAGATTCATCGGCAAGACGAGATCAGGCATCATGATTTGCGGCCAGAAAAGCACAGATGGCCGTTATTTTCTGAACAAGGGCACAGGATGGGGCGGCACCGACATCCAGAGCCCTCTGGATGTGATACGAGAGGTGGACAAGGAGCGCATGGGCGAGGGCTCGACCCTCCTGGTAACCGAGACTACAGGCAGGCTTTATGGATTCTATCGCATGAAGAACGGCCAATTCGTCGAAGAGACTACGAGCCCGGAGGCTGCGGAATTCATTGAGGTCTTAAAAGACTCATGCGAACCATCCACAGTCAGTGCGGTCTTCGCTGCAGGTGTCGGCGGCTCTGCTCGCGCAGGGGTCACGAGGAATCCGATCCGGCTTACGAGGGCGGTACATGAAGGAAAGGTCTCGATAACTATCGGTGGGGCAAGGCCGTTCATATTTCCCGGCGGCGGCATCAACTTCATCGTGGATGTGGGAAAAATCAAGTACGGGAGCATCTACCTCTCGCCGACACCGTCCTTTGTCATTCCCGTGGAATACACGATGCGCGTGGAGACGCTCCGTGAGATTGGCGGTCACATCGAGGCAGTGCAGCCGGTGGGAGAAGTGCTTAAGAGGCTAGGGTTGGAGGCGTCGCAGTTCCCCGGGTCTAAGCACTAA
- a CDS encoding UPF0280 family protein, whose amino-acid sequence MLLDIGPATIVINGEKEGKPYIFDRKPLAEQVERILAEIRDYLPVLKQKAFRIRRSDSLPPVARSMVSAVKAVDEASLTPMAAVAGAVAEQLKDAISDKGLQFISVNNGGDIAIVNRRGRPVGIAIGDMEQGRTTPYVVKVSELIDFGVATSGFGGRSFTLGLADIVTVVASSAPLADAAATFIGNSTNVEANTVERRRAAEIDPATDIADEMVTVHVGNLTGEQVAGALGRGRAVAERLKRQGTISDAVIILKGQMVSTISGNGNIRLEVTHGN is encoded by the coding sequence ATGCTCTTAGATATCGGTCCTGCAACAATCGTAATCAACGGCGAGAAAGAAGGAAAGCCATACATCTTTGATAGGAAGCCGCTTGCTGAGCAGGTCGAAAGGATCCTGGCGGAGATACGAGATTATCTGCCGGTACTGAAACAAAAGGCGTTCAGAATCAGGAGGAGCGATTCTTTACCGCCTGTTGCACGTAGCATGGTCAGCGCAGTGAAGGCTGTCGACGAGGCATCATTGACGCCTATGGCGGCGGTAGCGGGCGCAGTTGCAGAGCAACTGAAAGATGCAATTTCGGATAAAGGCCTGCAATTCATCTCGGTGAATAACGGCGGTGATATAGCGATAGTCAACAGGCGCGGCAGGCCCGTGGGTATAGCGATCGGCGATATGGAGCAGGGCAGAACAACTCCATACGTCGTTAAAGTGAGCGAACTGATCGATTTCGGCGTTGCGACCAGCGGCTTCGGTGGTCGCAGCTTCACTCTCGGATTGGCCGATATTGTCACCGTGGTTGCCTCGTCGGCTCCTCTTGCCGATGCTGCAGCGACGTTCATCGGCAACAGCACCAACGTGGAGGCGAACACAGTAGAAAGACGCAGGGCGGCAGAGATTGATCCTGCAACAGACATTGCCGACGAGATGGTCACGGTTCACGTGGGTAATCTCACCGGGGAACAGGTAGCCGGCGCGCTTGGCCGGGGCAGGGCCGTTGCAGAGCGGCTCAAGAGACAGGGCACCATCAGTGATGCGGTAATTATCCTCAAAGGGCAAATGGTCAGCACCAT